The nucleotide window AATATTCCGTCTTCTGGTTTGTTGACCGCAAATCAAATTCATTCAGCAAATATTTTACATTATGACGGAGAACACAGCTTTTATGACAATTGTGATGCGGTGATTTCCAGTAAAAAAAACACTGCGATATTGCTTAATTTTGCTGATTGTACGCCTGTTATTTTGTATGATAAGGTTAATAATGTTGCAGCTGTAGTTCATGCCGGTTGGCGAGGTACTGCTCAAAATATTGCAGCTAAAACCGTAGATGCAATTTGCTCCTATTATGGCTCAAAACCTGAAGATATAGTTGCGGTAATCGGACCGGCTATTTCAAAATGTTGTTTTGAAACATCAGAAGATGTCTTTGAAAAACTTGTACCCTCGCATGACGATAAATATTTCTATTATGATTCATCTTTAAACAAGTATTTTGTTGATTTAAAATTGTTGAATGAAAAACAATTATTAGACAAGGGACTAAAAAATATTGATATATGCGACTATTGCACAGTTTGTATGTCTGATATATTTTTTTCATATAGAAAAGAAAAAGGAATTACCGCAAGGCATAGTGCCGTTATAAAGTTATAATCACATAAAAGAGGAAGATTAATGTCTGTTATCGAAAAATTTTCAACTATATCAAACACTATTACTAAACTTATAGAATTTGTTTCAACCGATGAAACTGTTAAAGATGATTTTAACGACTATTTATTGACTATAGGTGCTAAAAATATGACACCTGCTCAAGTTCAGGCTATGCTGGTTCCTTACATTTTTGAACGTAGACTTTTTGAAGAAAGAAAAGGTATTATCGATTTATATATTGAAAAAAATACAAAACTCGATACTTTTACGAAAAAATTGTTAGCATCATTGAAAAATTCATTTTCTTCAATATATGAAATTAAGAAAGTTGTGCATAATGGCTTTGAACTTGTTAATTTGATTAACGAAAAAAAATACAATGTACTCTCTTTAGTTAAAATGACTAATTATAGAGGTGTTTATGCCGGTCAATATGCAATGTGCAGAATTTTTAATTTTGAAGATGATTTTTACATTTTGGAAGTATCTAACATAGTTTCTTCTGCTAAAAAAGAAGAAGTTCAAAAGTTTGCAATCGCTAAAATAATTGAACGCCCCGAGGAAGTGTATTTAGATAATCCTGAAAAATTGAAAGAAATTGAAAAGCAAGTTAGTAATTTCTCTGAAAAATTTACCGAATGTTTTGGCAAAGATGAAATCGTTACAACAAACCAACACGCCGATATTTTAATAAATATATTCAATAATTATTGCGAAAATCAAAATGACGTAAATTGTGATGAAATAACTGAAAATATTAAAGAACCTGATGAATATAAGTATTTTCACGTTCCTGAGTTCGACAGCTCTTATTCAAATTTTGTTGAAAAATCGATGGGGGGCTTTTCATCTCACAATGCTCTTTATGATGTGGGTATTGTTTATGATAAAGATTTGGGACTTTTTGCTATTCCATTCTATGCAACTTTTAAAAAAGTGTTTGAAGTAGAGGATTCTGCATCAATTCAGGGGGGTGAAGGCTGTGTAAAAAGCTTTTTGGAAAATGACCGAATACCTTATCAAATCATAAAAAAAGTAGCCGATGCTTCGCCAAAGTTCATGAGTGTTGTAAATAAGATACTTGATAAAAATTACACTTTTGATGAGTTGATGGAATTTTACAAGTCTGATTCTATAAAAAACAAAGTCTTTTCTCCAACGAGCGTTTTGTATTCTTCAAAGATATTTTCTGAAGTCATGGGGTTTGTGATTGAAGAAACAGACGAAGCTACAAAGCCAAAAGTCGATTATTCAAATGTTGGCAGAAATGACCCGTGTCCTTGTGGTAGCGGTAAAAAATACAAAAAATGTTGTATGAATAACTAATTAAATAAACAAAAAAGACGACCTTAAAAGTTCGTTGTAACGAGTCGCGAAGTTTGAGAAATTGGCTCACCAAGTTTGAGATTTTTTAACAACTTTATTGCAGATAAATTATTTTATATAAAAGTCCTATGACCTTGTAGTACAGGTTTGTTGACTCCTAAATTGCAGATAAGTATGTAATATATTGTAGATAAATAAATTTAAACTCAGTTTAAAACGTTTTTAAAGTCTATTTAAAAGAAAGACAAAGCCCTTAAAATGGGCTTTGTTTTGTTTAGAGAAGGAGAGTTCTATTTTATATATTCAATAATTCCTTGGAATATGCCTTCTGCAAATAGTTCTGGTTTTTCATTTAATAGTTTTTCTTCGTTAGTGTTGGAAATAAAAGCACATTCAACAAGAATTGCTGGTGCTTTAGTTGTTTTTAAAACATAAAATCCCTCAGTTTTTACACCGCGGTTAATCAACTTGGTTACATTAATAAGAGAGTTTTGTACACATTGAGCAGCTTTTTTACCATTGAGTGAGCTTGAGTAATAGAATGTTTCGACTCCATTAGCGGTTCGATTTGCGTGGGAATTACAATGAATTGAAACAAATAAATTTGAATTACTGTTTTTTTCTTGGTTAGAGATATCTTCCAACCCTTTTTCTTCTTGGAATAGTTCTACAATATAACCCTTTTCAAATAGTTTTGAACCCAATATTCTTGCTATCTTATTAGTTATTATTTTTTCTTTTATTCCTGATTTACCGATAGCCCCACTATCTTTCCCGCCGTGACCTGCGTTAATAAATATTTTTTTCATATATTCTTTTCCTTTATATTGGTTCTTTGTAAATCTTATTCAAATCTATTGGTTCTTTGCCTGATTTCAACCATCCGAGATTGAAATTTACTGCAAAACGCATCATATTAATACGCCAATTCTTAATGCACTCAACGGCTTTCATCATACGTTTGAATT belongs to Candidatus Gastranaerophilales bacterium and includes:
- the pgeF gene encoding peptidoglycan editing factor PgeF, producing MFYFDSFYGKKVLKSTLLDGVEHFFTTREFPLTSAAREDLKDICEDNRKFLCEKFNIPSSGLLTANQIHSANILHYDGEHSFYDNCDAVISSKKNTAILLNFADCTPVILYDKVNNVAAVVHAGWRGTAQNIAAKTVDAICSYYGSKPEDIVAVIGPAISKCCFETSEDVFEKLVPSHDDKYFYYDSSLNKYFVDLKLLNEKQLLDKGLKNIDICDYCTVCMSDIFFSYRKEKGITARHSAVIKL
- a CDS encoding SEC-C domain-containing protein, with the translated sequence MSVIEKFSTISNTITKLIEFVSTDETVKDDFNDYLLTIGAKNMTPAQVQAMLVPYIFERRLFEERKGIIDLYIEKNTKLDTFTKKLLASLKNSFSSIYEIKKVVHNGFELVNLINEKKYNVLSLVKMTNYRGVYAGQYAMCRIFNFEDDFYILEVSNIVSSAKKEEVQKFAIAKIIERPEEVYLDNPEKLKEIEKQVSNFSEKFTECFGKDEIVTTNQHADILINIFNNYCENQNDVNCDEITENIKEPDEYKYFHVPEFDSSYSNFVEKSMGGFSSHNALYDVGIVYDKDLGLFAIPFYATFKKVFEVEDSASIQGGEGCVKSFLENDRIPYQIIKKVADASPKFMSVVNKILDKNYTFDELMEFYKSDSIKNKVFSPTSVLYSSKIFSEVMGFVIEETDEATKPKVDYSNVGRNDPCPCGSGKKYKKCCMNN
- a CDS encoding N-acetylmuramoyl-L-alanine amidase, whose amino-acid sequence is MKKIFINAGHGGKDSGAIGKSGIKEKIITNKIARILGSKLFEKGYIVELFQEEKGLEDISNQEKNSNSNLFVSIHCNSHANRTANGVETFYYSSSLNGKKAAQCVQNSLINVTKLINRGVKTEGFYVLKTTKAPAILVECAFISNTNEEKLLNEKPELFAEGIFQGIIEYIK